The DNA window GTTTAGAGAGGATTTTTATATTAGTCTGCGACAAAACCGCTAAAGGCTAAATGGAGCATGTGTGAGTCATTGGGACGTGCCCATGTATGTATATAAGGAGGAGGAAAGCAGCTTAGTGGGCagaaactgcagcactgcaaTGGGAAATCCACAGAGGACAGGATCATTTATGCCAAAGTTTTCTTCAGTTTCCTCCAAACAAGGTGAAATCCTGATTTTCTCAATGCTCCattttttcactcttttcctCAGTAAAATCAGGTCAGCCTGTGATTTCACTGATttaaattttgtatttgttcCAGTTTTACTGAATGAAGAATTCTTACTAATAAGCCCTAATAACTCTAGTTTTAAAGTGGCAATTATTATAATTCTCCTCTTGGTAAAGCAGTAAGTAGTATAATAGATGGTAACAGTATATATAATAGATGGTATAATATTCTTCTTAATGCTTCATTCACATTTCTATTTATTTGCCGCATCTTTTGAGTCGTCTTCAACTGTCAACAACCTGATCAAAATGAGCACAAAGGGATTTATGGTTATGTGAAAatcattataaataaaaataaaactgtctgattcaattttttatttcttttgtgacTTTGTATTTGTGACCCTGTATTAAAGGTGGAGATGGATGTAATCGATGTGTTGTGCTGTGTCTGGGACTCTTGAACGTTGTTCTGCTAATAGTCGCAGTTGTTCTTGGGGTTAACTGTAAGTATGACAGTTCATGTGAGGATACAATTTACTTCTGCCTGGTTGTGTAACAATGGATCGCAGCCAAGATAATGAACACTGAAGTCTCAGCAAGCACATGAGGAGAGATGCTGATTTCACAtatttcaaaacatttcataataaaataatcatattCTTAGGTGCCAAAGTCAAAGCGGGCTCTTTGCACATTTCCCACCCAGCTGTAACGCAGCTTTTTAGTGAGCTCGACTTTCTCCAAAGCAATCACAGCGACGTGATCGAAGCTGAAGAGGAGGCCAAGAAGGCGTTAGAGAGAGCGATCAAAAACCATGaagaaataaaggtgaaaattgAGCAGCTGAAGAACATCAGTGATGGTTATCAGAAACAGGTAGAAGCTCTGCGAACAGTGAAGACAAACCTGCAGTCCAACATATCAACTTTAGGTGAGAAAATGTCATTATTGCTTAcaagttttcttttaatgtgcCAACTTGGACTACACTAATGTCCCTGAAATGACCAGAACCCATTTGTTTCTCTCAGAGGGATCTTGTGGTAGCTGCCTCCCTGGATGGATTCTCTTCAACTCGTCCTGCTATTTCTTCTCTTCCACCGAGTCCTCTACTGTCAAAAAGAACTGGCACTACAGCAGAGCAGACTGTGTTAGACGTGGATCTGACCTGGTTGTGATCGATGACCAGGAA is part of the Archocentrus centrarchus isolate MPI-CPG fArcCen1 chromosome 22, fArcCen1, whole genome shotgun sequence genome and encodes:
- the LOC115772609 gene encoding CD209 antigen-like isoform X1 yields the protein MGNPQRTGSFMPKFSSVSSKQGGDGCNRCVVLCLGLLNVVLLIVAVVLGVNCAKVKAGSLHISHPAVTQLFSELDFLQSNHSDVIEAEEEAKKALERAIKNHEEIKVKIEQLKNISDGYQKQVEALRTVKTNLQSNISTLEGSCGSCLPGWILFNSSCYFFSSTESSTVKKNWHYSRADCVRRGSDLVVIDDQEEQTFVSNTIKRLKTNPHQWTNGFWVGLTDIATVGTWVWINNVTEVEQRYWMDGEPNVEEENCVIVIYSPTNPWKTRFDGSCQNHQLDWICELPSR
- the LOC115772609 gene encoding CD209 antigen-like isoform X2, yielding MGNPQRTGSFMPKFSSVSSKQGGDGCNRCVVLCLGLLNVVLLIVAVVLGVNSVTQLFSELDFLQSNHSDVIEAEEEAKKALERAIKNHEEIKVKIEQLKNISDGYQKQVEALRTVKTNLQSNISTLEGSCGSCLPGWILFNSSCYFFSSTESSTVKKNWHYSRADCVRRGSDLVVIDDQEEQTFVSNTIKRLKTNPHQWTNGFWVGLTDIATVGTWVWINNVTEVEQRYWMDGEPNVEEENCVIVIYSPTNPWKTRFDGSCQNHQLDWICELPSR